A genomic window from Triticum urartu cultivar G1812 chromosome 7, Tu2.1, whole genome shotgun sequence includes:
- the LOC125520996 gene encoding uncharacterized protein LOC125520996, giving the protein MVFSKVEVNLRRLLEAAPRQQNQAKLVHYITTARELLEQLGAETTPEGISSVSKAKLSEYSEKIEALAATLASLVPENENLVDESSEQDSSYEREKVGSPISLSSGLRRRSTAQMEVGPSSHQRKETDTGAPIKLDAEAQAHIEKHRKLQEDLTDEMVDLARQLKESSLLMNQSVQDTEKILDSTERAVEHSLASTGRATAGASEVYSLASKTTCFQWLLIFLMTCMFVMVVLLIRIT; this is encoded by the exons ATGGTGTTCAGCAAGGTGGAAGTGAACTTGAGAAGGCTGCTTGAGGCGGCCCCCCGCCAGCAGAATCAGGCTAAGCTTGTCCAT TACATAACCACAGCCAGAGAGCTGTTGGAGCAGCTTGGAGCTGAAACTACACCAGAAGGAATATCAAG TGTTTCAAAAGCTAAGCTCAGTGAGTATTCAGAAAAGATTGAAGCACTAGCTGCCACACTTGCTTCTCTAGTG CCAGAAAACGAAAATCTGGTTGATGAGAGTAGCGAACAAGACAGCTCTTATGAAAGAGAAAAGGTTGGGAGCCCAATATCCTTATCATCAGGATTGCGGAGGAGATCGAC GGCTCAGATGGAGGTTGGACCAAGCAGTCATCAGAGGAAAGAAACAGATACTGGAGCACCTATTAAATTGGATGCAGAAGCTCAGGCTCACATTGAGAAGCATAG GAAGCTGCAAGAAGATCTAACTGACGAAATGGTTGACTTAGCACGCCAGCTGAAGGAGAGTAGCCTTTTAATGAACCAGTCCGTGCAAGATACAGAGAAG ATCCTCGATTCCACAGAGAGAGCCGTGGAGCATAGCCTGGCCAGCACCGGCCGTGCAACGGCGGGAGCCTCAGAGGTCTACTCTCTGGCCTCCAAGACAACCTGCTTCCAGTGGTTGCTCATCTTTTTAATGACGTGCATGTTTGTCATGGTGGTTCTCCTCATACGGATCACCTGA